A single Glycine soja cultivar W05 chromosome 14, ASM419377v2, whole genome shotgun sequence DNA region contains:
- the LOC114385125 gene encoding inositol 3-kinase-like — translation MVTDSKPIIPRRGLVVGNYCHDVLHRDGETVAETLGGAASFISVILDALSLPFHTVSKVGPNFAYTADTSNHPPLIIPTSQTTLFHAHFGSGHPDRLLNRVRSCDSIQPTDLPDQQPRFGFGLAVGVGGEILPETVEKMLSICDHVFVDIQALIRRFDNINGRVSHVALRESGFFHLLPRVAFLKASADEAVFIDVEEVRKWCCVVVTHGKDGCEVFCENGAFKVAPFEADQVDPTGAGDCFLGGFAAGIVRGLAVPDAALLGNFFGSIAVAQVGPPKLDFNLIQMVKDEMHKRKLQDIPFLERRDESPGFQKPPEQDQFYASLVTAKAIITCQIQESGRNLLSSPKVFEQNNAKTRLSLASVHEEPIPSVDGKP, via the exons ATGGTCACAGACTCCAAGCCCATCATTCCCCGGCGCGGCCTCGTCGTCGGCAACTACTGTCATGACGTCCTCCACCGCGACGGCGAGACCGTCGCCGAGACCCTCGGCGGCGCCGCCTCCTTCATCTCCGTTATCCTCGATGCCCTCTCCCTTCCCTTCCACACCGTCTCCAAGGTGGGCCCCAACTTCGCCTACACCGCCGACACATCGAATCACCCCCCGTTAATAATCCCAACCTCCCAAACCACGCTCTTCCACGCTCACTTCGGTTCGGGCCACCCGGACCGCCTCCTGAACCGCGTCCGATCCTGCGATTCAATCCAACCCACCGACCTCCCGGACCAACAACCCCGGTTCGGGTTCGGACTCGCGGTCGGGGTCGGCGGTGAGATTCTCCCGGAGACAGTGGAAAAAATGCTCTCGATCTGCGACCACGTGTTCGTGGACATTCAGGCTCTGATTCGCAGGTTCGACAACATCAACGGTCGCGTGAGCCACGTGGCGCTAAGAGAGAGCGGGTTCTTCCACCTCTTGCCGCGTGTGGCGTTTCTCAAGGCTTCTGCGGATGAGGCCGTTTTTATTGACGTGGAGGAGGTGAGGAAGTGGTGTTGCGTGGTCGTCACGCACGGGAAGGATGGTTGCGAGGTGTTTTGTGAAAACGGTGCGTTTAAGGTGGCGCCGTTCGAGGCTGATCAGGTTGATCCCACCGGCGCCGGGGACTGTTTTCTCGGCGGGTTTGCGGCGGGGATTGTGAGGGGCCTGGCCGTGCCTGATGCGGCTCTGTTGGGGAACTTCTTTGGATCCATTGCTGTGGCGCAAGTGGGACCGCCCAAGCTTGACTTCAACTTGATTCAG ATGGTTAAGGATGAGATGCACAAAAGGAAGCTGCAGGATATTCCCTTCTTAGAAAGAAGAGATGAGTCGCCAGGGTTTCAGAAGCCACCTGAACAAGATCAATTCTATGCATCTCTTGTTACTGCCAAAGCCATAATTACTTGCCAGATTCAAGAATCTGGTCGGAATCTGCTAAGCTCTCCTAAAGTGTTTGAGCAAAATAATGCAAAGACAAGACTTTCACTGGCTTCTGTGCACGAGGAACCAATTCCAAGCGTTGATGGTAAACCCTAA